CAGTGACCCATATTATTAGAAATGCCAGCAAGAATATCGAGTTGAGTACGGAGAATCTTTCGCTTCAGGAGCGAATCAAGAGTTTAGCCAATGTGGAAGATATAATTGGCCAAAGTGAAGCTATTCTACAAGTATTGGAACAGGTTCGGGTAGTAGCAGAAACTGATTCTACTGTCATAATTACCGGTGATAGCGGAACAGGCAAGGAGTTGGTCGCTAAAGCTGTCCATATGAACTCATCCAGACGTTTTTTCCCCATGGTGACCGTGCATTGCGGTGCTATTGCTGAGAACCTGATGGAAAGTGAACTGTTTGGGCATGAGCGGGGAGCCTTCACCGGAGCCCAGTATGCTCGAAAGGGCAAATTCGAGATGGCTGATGGTGCCACCTTGTTCCTGGATGAGATATCCACTGTCTCCATGAAAATGCAAATAGAATTGCTGCGGGTGCTAGAGACCAAACAATTCACCAGGGTTGGAGGAAATCGCGAACTTAAGTCCGATTTTCGAGTGATCTGCGCCACAAATCGTAACCTTAAATCAATGGTTGATGCAGGTGAATTCAGGGAAGACCTCTACTACCGCTTAAATGTTTTTACCATCGACATTCCCCCCTTACGTGAGCGGGTTGAAGACATTAAGCTATTGGCCTTACATTTTGTAAAACTGTATGCTGAACAAATGAATAGACCAACAAAATTTATTGGTAAACGCGCCATGAATGCGTTGGAGAATTATCCTTTTCCCGGAAATGTGCGTGAATTGGAAAATCTTATCGAAAGAGCCATTGTTATCGGGACCGGTGATAGTGTTCGCTTGAAAGACCTTCCCTTTGATCGTGTTCTTTCAAAACCTACCTGGGAATCCATCGGGGAGATGGAACATCACCACATTGAAACCATCCTGGATAAATACAACTGGAATATTTCACGCTCA
The window above is part of the Candidatus Neomarinimicrobiota bacterium genome. Proteins encoded here:
- a CDS encoding sigma-54 dependent transcriptional regulator codes for the protein MNKNLSILIVDDELSVRDSLSNWFIEDGYSVDTAEDAKVALRKIEAFNFHIILVDIKLPGMDGLELNRRIKSINEDTIVIIMTAFASVDSAVQALKDGAYDYVCKPFDPDAVTHIIRNASKNIELSTENLSLQERIKSLANVEDIIGQSEAILQVLEQVRVVAETDSTVIITGDSGTGKELVAKAVHMNSSRRFFPMVTVHCGAIAENLMESELFGHERGAFTGAQYARKGKFEMADGATLFLDEISTVSMKMQIELLRVLETKQFTRVGGNRELKSDFRVICATNRNLKSMVDAGEFREDLYYRLNVFTIDIPPLRERVEDIKLLALHFVKLYAEQMNRPTKFIGKRAMNALENYPFPGNVRELENLIERAIVIGTGDSVRLKDLPFDRVLSKPTWESIGEMEHHHIETILDKYNWNISRSAQALGVDRVTLYSKIKKYKIEKAN